The Peribacillus simplex genome contains the following window.
TAATGTTTACCTCCATTATATGGGTCATGAAATTACAGAAGAGTATGGTGGACGATGGCTTGTTATTAGTGGAGATGACTCAGAAGTAGTAGCAGGTATTGTCTCGCTGGGTAAAGATAGTCGTGCGGCATGGACAATGCATGTAGGTTTGGTAATGCCAATTACAGAAGTCATGATTCATGATTTGTATCTCATGGAAATTATGGAGAAACATAGAGAGCTTTTAGAAGAAAGTTTTGGTGAAAACCTTGCCAATTTACGTAAAAAATTTTCTATCCATCCAGATTTTAAGAAACATTACATTGACTAGATTTGTACTATTTTTTCCTGTTTTAACAACAAAAAGAAAAGCATTACTTTTTTATTAATCAACGTTTTGAGGAAGTAGTATGGGGCACAGTACAAATTCAAGCTTTAACACCAGCATCCAGCGTCTATGGGCAATCCCAAGTAGCGAATATTGCTAGATGGGGATTACTAACAATGATTGATGAATATGAATGGATTTGAAGCATGGAAGCACGCATTAGCGGAAGCATCATTTTCACCTATAGCGAAAAAATACGGGAGAGTTCCTGCAATAGTCAATGGACAATTAGAAGTTCCAGAAAATTTCATTGAAAAAGGTGAAGCCGATGCGATTGGGTCAATAAAGTCAATAATGGAGAGCTATTAGCAGTGTTAAAGCCGGAAGAAGTGTTAAGCCCGAATGCAAAAAAAAGGTATTTGAAGTATAAATCTTCTCAATCTCACAGTGCTTTACTTGAAGAAGCAAACTAAAAAAAGCCGATTCCTTAACGTACAGGAATCGACTTTTTTAGTTTGAAATTTCGCCTAGCGTAAAAATTCCCCGTTCATCTTAACCCAAAAATAACACTATTTATTTTGAAAAGATTTCTTTTGCGTTTTCCATGGCCATTTTATTTCCTAGTGCTGAATAGTCAAGCCATGGCTGATCCGGAACTACGTATACATGTTTTCCTTTAACTGCTTTCAACCCTTTCCAAATGGGTGTATCTTCCAACTGTTTAAAAGCAGTCTGAGACTCATCGTCACTGTTGACAATGACAAATATAGCATCTGCATCGAAATCTGGAAGAACTTCTTGAGATATGACTTCGTAAGGCAGATTTTTATCAATCTTTTCAACACCATTGGCAGGTTTAAAACCTAAATCCTGAAATAAGATAGGTCCCATTGGCTTTTCAGTACTAAATACTCGTAACTCCTTTGCAGTAACACGGATTGCCATTACTTTACTGCCTTCACCAAGTTTATTTTCAATTAAATTTTTGACTTCTTTTGTTTGTTTTTCATAATCTGATATGAACTTTTCTGCTTGCTGTTGACGGTCGACAAGTTTAGCAACGGACTTTAAATGATCTCTCCATGTTCCTTCATCAAGATTAAATACATGAGTCGGTGCGATTTTTTCATATTTTGATACATCTTGTCCTGAAAATTCTTTATCAAGATAAATCACAGAAGGATTTAGTTCTATCAACGCTTCCATATCTGGATCTTTTACGGGTCCAAGCTTTTGCGTATCTTTTAATCGATCCTTCACATGCGGCAGAAAATCTTTTAATTCTCCACCAATTACAGAACCAACTGGAGTTATATCTAATGCAAGTAAATCATTTGTTAGGTGGATGGAAAGTGAAGCGATTCTAGGTTCTTCACTCTCTGGTTTATTTTTTTGTGCTGATTTACTATCATTTGAAGATGTCTGTCCGCAAGCCGACAAAATAAGAATTAACATAATGCTAAATAAAATAGTAATTTTCTTGTTCATTTTTTCTCCTAATTGAAAAGTTATTTTGTTTTTGTGAGCAAGTAAAGAAAATAGGGAGCTCCTATAGCAGCGACTACTATACCAGCTGGAATAGCATTTGGATGAAATATGGATCGGCCGATGGTATCCGCAAGCACCAAAATAATGAGTCCTATAAGTCCTGCAACAGGAAGGAAATGCTGGTACATCGGGCCAACAAGCCGACGGGCAAGATGCGGGGCAACTAGACCAATAAATCCAATACCGCCGGCCATTGCTACACTCGCACATGACAAACCAACAGCAGTTACCAGCATCAGCAAACGTTGTTTTTGAACAGAAACACCAAGTCCAGCAGCTACGTCATCACCTAGTGATAAGGCATTTAATGTGTTAGATTTGAAGTAAGCATAAGGTGCTAAAATAAGGATCCACGGAAAAAGGGCAATAACATGGATCCAATCTCTTCCCCATACATTACCAACTAACCATCTTGAAGCAAATGAGTAGGTTTCTTCATCAAGACGAAGAGACAGAAAAAGTGTAATAGCACTAAAACCAGCAGAAATCGCAATTCCAATGAGAATAAGGCGAATGGGCAGTATGCCTTTGTAACGATCATAGGCAAGTAAAACAATAAGAAAAGCAGTTAAGACTCCGCCTAAAAAGGTAAATAACGGTATAAGGATTGATGCTTTTTCATCTAATGAATGAAAATATGTTACAAAGATAATGAGACCAAAGGACGCACCTGCATGTAAGCCTAAAATTCCTGGATCTGCCAAAGGATTACGCGATAAACCTTGTAGGATTGCACCTGAAATTCCTAATCCAACTCCAGCCAACATGGTAATCAAGATTCGTGGCATACGGTAATCAAATAGCACAGTAGAACTTTTAAAATCACCGTTGCCAAAAAGCGTTTGGATTACTTTTAAAGGTGAAATTCGCAGTGTACCTGTATTCAAGCTTATTAATACTGCAACTATACTAATAAAAATAAATACCATAGTAACTATATATGCCCTCTTGTTGTCTGCATTCATATGATATTTCACCTATAAGTCCCTCCCTACTTTACGAGCAATATAGAGAAAAAAAGGAACACCGACAAGGGCCACCATTATACCAATAGCCAGCTCTCTAGGCGGGTTC
Protein-coding sequences here:
- a CDS encoding FecCD family ABC transporter permease produces the protein MNADNKRAYIVTMVFIFISIVAVLISLNTGTLRISPLKVIQTLFGNGDFKSSTVLFDYRMPRILITMLAGVGLGISGAILQGLSRNPLADPGILGLHAGASFGLIIFVTYFHSLDEKASILIPLFTFLGGVLTAFLIVLLAYDRYKGILPIRLILIGIAISAGFSAITLFLSLRLDEETYSFASRWLVGNVWGRDWIHVIALFPWILILAPYAYFKSNTLNALSLGDDVAAGLGVSVQKQRLLMLVTAVGLSCASVAMAGGIGFIGLVAPHLARRLVGPMYQHFLPVAGLIGLIILVLADTIGRSIFHPNAIPAGIVVAAIGAPYFLYLLTKTK
- a CDS encoding ABC transporter substrate-binding protein is translated as MNKKITILFSIMLILILSACGQTSSNDSKSAQKNKPESEEPRIASLSIHLTNDLLALDITPVGSVIGGELKDFLPHVKDRLKDTQKLGPVKDPDMEALIELNPSVIYLDKEFSGQDVSKYEKIAPTHVFNLDEGTWRDHLKSVAKLVDRQQQAEKFISDYEKQTKEVKNLIENKLGEGSKVMAIRVTAKELRVFSTEKPMGPILFQDLGFKPANGVEKIDKNLPYEVISQEVLPDFDADAIFVIVNSDDESQTAFKQLEDTPIWKGLKAVKGKHVYVVPDQPWLDYSALGNKMAMENAKEIFSK